aatgATTTATCTTGATAGATGGATTTAATCCCAGTGGTTCACAAACTTCAGTGTGCATTGGAATCAGCTGGAGAGCTTGTTAAAGCACAGATTTCTGTCTCACTACAGGGTTTCTTAAATTAGCAGGTCTGCAGGGGTGCccagaatttgtatttttaaaactcctaGGTGATGCTGATACTGCTGATTTAGGGACCCTGGTTTAAAAACCAACGCTTTACTCTTTAGTAACACTCTTAAGGAGATAGATTTTAGCCAAGAAAATGCTTTATTACATCTAAGAAGgtatcttgattttaaaaattatacaattatttaacatatatttctataaattaatttgaattgGGGCTATAATAATTTTACTGCTAGGATCTAGCATAAAGTTAATACTCTTCACCACCTACCATAGCTCCCAAATACATACACTTTTCCCCAAGCTACAGATTGTCTTCttccaccaaataaataaaaaattatgctGGGCTATTTATTATGCAGTGGagagaagaaaatcaaaacaaaaactctgGACATGAATGGAGATTCATTAATTTAGCTCAGTGCCCTAAAGAAAGCAATGCAAAATTTAATTCAACAATAGAGACTAAGTCAAAATTAGTGCCAAATATGTATACTTTCTATGGAGTAGAGATGATTTAGTATTATTGTCATAGCAACATATCCTTATGGAGCATAATTAACATATGCCAGAAGTGCAGTTTCATTGGTACATAATTTCACATGGGAAGAAGCAGTCAGACACCAAACACTTGTTTTCTCGTGTCTGATATTCAGACCTCAATGAATAAATTTGTTCATTAGAAGTATGCAAATTACTGACATATATTACTTGATgtgttcaatatttttaataaatcttcCCTCTAAATTGTTTTCCCCAGTAAAAAATTATATTcccatttaaaatattgtttgattCGTGGGAAAAAAGAAGCTATTctttaagagaataaatttattttataagaatttctatttttctgaaatttcactGATTTTACTGCTTGATCCCCTTTAGACATGCCCTGTAATGGTTTACTTTTACTTACAGTGTTTCCGTTTTGAACctatgtatttcttaaaaatctgggGAAAATCCATTTAAGTGGATATTAAGCAAATATTCTCTTAGTAAAGCACTTGTAGCTCTCCCTTACTTTCAAGTGGCCACCAGTTGGAAATTGCTTTGTTAAACAAGCCGTCTTTAAGACAGTCCACTTAGAAAGCTGCTATAGCTTTTAACACAGCTTAGTTTAAGGTCCCCTCAATTATACTGGCAGTATATATCGTCCAGTTTACACAGCTTCCCCAAACTATCATCCATTTTCAATTACAAGGAAACCggaataattttacttttttcaaagaGAACTAGAATCTTGCACTTCCAGCACCAATGTGGTAGCACATCACCCTGTGGATGGGGGCAGAGCCGCTCACTCTGCAATCATGCTGGACCATGACCATCATGCTTCAGTACATGGGAAAATGCGCGATAGCCACACTGCttctcaggactggaaaaaagtGAGGTCAACCCAGTGCTtaactctctctcttctctttttgcttctATCTAGCCCGGGAACAACAGCAGCTGATACACAGCAAACAGGCTGAAAGTCACGCGGCTGTTGGCAGAGGAACAtcggagcagcagcagcaggactgtgGTGACCCAGGTCACGACTGTAATTACTATAGTCCCTAACCCAATCATTGTCAACTCTTTTCATGAAGACTTACAAACAATACATCACTTGCTTGTCAAATGTTTGATGATGGCACATTAACACACCTCTTGACCCTTTCTACTGCTGCTGTGTGTTAGGTGAAGCTCAATGAGCTGCTGATTCCCAGCATGAAGGGAACATGTGTAATTATTGGAGCTCTCTGTACAGACACAGAAGGCAATAGAAATGCTGTCACACTAGGTTGTAAGGAATTCACAGGTTTTCAAATTAAATCACACTATTGTCCTCCAAAGAGTACAATTATGGAAGAACTTTGGCATGGATGGAAGGACTTGATCATTTTAAAGCAGCTAAGTAGCCTCTCTTCCCTTGTTTGATAAGAGATTACCAAGGCGTATTGATCACAGACTAGGGCAAAGAATTGTGGCTCAGAATCAATAAGAATACCACGTTGATCTAAATTTGGCATGTCACATACATTCTCATCTTTCTAATCATAAATATTTCACCATTCCTTTTAGGCTTCATCTCTTAGAAACATACAGTTGGTTACTGCTAAAAACATCTATATTTGGCATATATCTAGTCATACAAAACAAGGCACTCAAATTGAGGAATCTGATGTAAGggaatctctttaagaattcagGTGAATATAGCTTATAAACTGTACTCAATTTTTGTTAAGGGGTCAAACTTCAGTATTTTCACAAAATACAATGAAACCCTCCTTGAATTATTGAAATCACATGTAAAAGTATGGAAAGTATCATTGTTTTATAAAGTGATTCTAACCAAATTCTGAATCTCTTTATCTCTCATTAAAGAATACctcagtaaataaaaaattatcagaaTATAGATAtaaactacatatatatgtagtatatatgtaggtatatatatgtagtatgcatgcacatgtatatgtatatatataaagttacaCTTCTTCAATTTTGGAGCATTGGATTTGAAAGCAGAAGATGATACATTAGCTTGGTAACCTCAAGCaagttattttagttttctgactctcaatttcctcatctactgAAAATATAACAGACACTatttaagaaaagagagacagaaaaatctgggcaaaattaaaacattttagacTTCTAAGATTTTGGAATGCTTTTTACAAATTTCTTCCCCTAAGTAGTATAAAATTTAGGATGCCATTTGCCAAGTGTATATAATCTATATTTTCAAATACGAAGTCCAAACACGGTTTATCTGAATTACCACTCAATCTATCATGACATTTGAATggttttaaatatgaatttttatatgtTTCCTATTTTCTCATCTTATATATCAGCAGTGACACAAAAAATGACTGACCAGATGAACTACCAGGCAACGAAACTAACCCTTCTGCAGAAGAAGATTGACAATATTTCTTTGGCCGTGAGTGATGTAAGGAGCACATATTCCTCACTAGAAGAGAAATTCAATGAAGACAAAGGCAGGGAATTTCAATCTTTTCTAAAAGGTAAACGTAAATTATTCATTTAGTTGAGACAGAAGGCAAAAGACTCATTTATCTCTTCTCacatcattttaagatttttctttagaTTGGGAGGTAGAGAAGTCTAAAACAGATTTTGCGGGGAATAAGATACTTTTAAATGCCTTAATTTCTGAAATGACTggaaacatataaatatatttttactaataCAGACAAATCTTTGAATATTTCATCTGACCTACTGACATTATGTACCTAGTTATAGCCTTACTTGTATTTCTTTATAGGTAAAAGGAGCTATACTTAATCTGCTTCCATTGTGGTTTCCAGTTCAAGATAATGAGGTCAAGGGATGCTTATCAAGGCACATAGATCCATGATTGTCTCAGTATTGATGAAGATGTTGAGgataaatctaaaatatattattaccCCAGAAACTATCTAGCTCATGGAATATAATcaacaaaatatattctaaattccATCAGGTCATTATTCATAGAAATCTGGGTCATTTTTGCCTGAATTTTGTGCTCTTGAAACAGCAGTCTCTGTTCCTTTCTGGAGGATCTGCAGGATAATCCATTTCCTGTTCATTTGAGTTgttagaattcattttcttgcagTTGTAGGACTGAGGGTCCATTTTCTTGATGACTAAGCTTGTTCTCAATTTCTAGAGGCTACTGCATTTCTTGGCTCATGGTCTTCTTCCTCCATTTGCAAAAGCCAACTCATGGAAGCTCTCAGACCCACTCTTCTGCCTTCTTCCTCATTAAGGACACATATGATTACATTGGACccatctggataatccaggataatctcctcaTTTCAAAGTTCTTAACCTTAATCATATCTGTCAAGATGCCATggaaggtaacatattcacaggttcagGCAATTAGGGGCTGAACATCTTAGGGGCAGCAGCATTCTGCCTATCAGAGAGTTTTATGTATAGTGAGTAATTGGTATGGTAGCAATACAGTAGCACCTCTCGATAATTTCAATAAATCCAATTTAAGgggatcagggaaggcttctacAAAGAAAAACCAAGTCAAATGATAAGTAATGGATCAGGAAGAGTTAATTTGGCAAAGAGATTTCAGGCAGGCCATAGATATTCTGGACATATTTTGGCTACTAGGAGCATCTCAATTCACTGGGCTTATTGTATGTTTCCAGGTTTTTAGGATTACTTGTccctttcactttattttgtacataaaaaATATTCACTGTGCATCCCATTTCTATCactcatgttattttttttctctattttatgtggttcacaaataaaagaaataaaaaggtgaaGATTTCCATATCATTTATTAGTACAGAGCCATCATTATTTTTTCAGTGATGTAAATTATTAGTGCTATTAACCAACTGAAAGAAAGACTCTGTCTTACATTTCTGGTATGTTCTCTATGGCTAAAACTCATAGCAAGCATGAGAAAGGAATAAATTTTCCCTGAAGTGATAGCATGAGAAATAAGTTAAATAGGAACAGTACACAATCAACTATAACcatcataataaaatttatttagcaAAATTTAGTTATCATAACCTGAGAGAATTAGGCCTGTCAACAGCCTTTTGTGAACCTACTAACAAAAATTCTGGCCCTGACACAGGAAAAATATGCACTCATAGTAACAACAGTCCCTCTTCaatcagttcagccgctcagtcgtgtctgactcattgcgacctcatgaatcgcagcatgccaggcctccctgtccatcaccaactcctggagtccacccaaacccatgtccattgagtcaatgatgccatccaaccatctcatcctctgctgtccccttctccacctgccgtcaatccttcccagcatcagggtcttttcaaatgagtcagctcttcgcatcaggtggccaaaagtattggagtttcagcttcaacatcagcccttccaatgaatattcaggactgatttcctttagggtggactggttggatctccttgcagtccaagggactctcaagagtcttctccaacaccacagttcaaaataatcaattctttggccctcagcttgctttatagtccaactctcacatccgtatatgactactagaaaaatcatagccttgactaggtggacctttgttggcaaagtaatgtctctgttttttaatatgctgtctaagttggtcataactttccttccaaggcgtaagcgtctcttaatttcattgctacaatcaccatctgcagtgattttggagcgcagaaaaataaaatcagccactgtttccccatctatctgccaggAAGTGGTAGGAGGCATTAATTGTGAGCTGAGCCCAATCAGTTAAAAGAACCAGAGGGCTTGCAGCTAATGAATGTTCATACAGGGAACAAGAGCTAAATTCACCCCCAAGGTACTGCACTTTCCCAGCAAAACCATGACCCTTCTCTCACTTACACTACATCAGACCAAGCAGCACTGCTTTATCTGCTAGGAGCTGGAGAAACTGTTTAAAATCAAATGCCCCAACACCTTAAGAGTTATATAAGTGTTATGAATAGGCCATGCGTTCACAGCCACAGGAGGGACGTGCCTAGCTATCTGATACCAGATATATCTAAGTCACCATATGCAATATCAAATTGTTTAGGAAGTAGCAGCACATGGAGTCACatgaaacaaaatcaaatacACTTAAAATGATGTGCTCACTCAAATATTGACATAAGGCATTTTAACCTATTTTTGCAAAAGTTAGATTCTTGCACAGGTGTTTCTATAGTAACAAATTATATGAATATTATCTGAAAAGCTTGTTTTCTTGAAACAAGTTTTTAAAGCTAATAATCTGATTACTTTTCAAACACTAGCTATAATTTTTACCCTTTACCCAATGcagttttccattaaaattttaaagcataaattGTTACTTTTATcgtttattttttcataattactTTATTCAGGATTCTGTACTGAATTTTATacctattttcattcttttcctgattttcagATCATGCTGCTTTCCCCTTTAAAaatctgttgttattgttgctattgtttacaATTAATAAATTCAGTTACACCTAAGTTTTATTTTACCTTGTCTatcttgaaaaacattttaaagccaAAATCATTAGGTTATAAATTTCAGAGAAGTCTGATTCCTAACTTTAATTATGCTTCATCTAGTTGTTGCCATGAGAATTAAAGATGATTTTAACTAGCAGAAAATGACTAAATGATCTTATATAAAGTGCCATAAAAATATCCTTTCTATTAAGTGGTGCCTTACACTCAGTGAAGCTACCGTATTGTTTTAAATGTCATAAATCTCATTgaccaaatttcattttctatgtaGCATCTAGAATATACTCAAAGAAGGTTTGTTGTATAAATAGTGATGTGTCAAatgcaaagtaaaattttaaaaataaaaatacttcaaaaacttttttggtataattgttcATGTTAGTAAGTGCAAAAGTTAGACTGTTTCAGTATAATTTATCTTAATTGCAGCTATTTAATCTTTTCTAATAAACTTAGCCTTTCTTTAGTATTTTGGTGCTGTGTGTCACTGATTACTATTTCATActtcacatgcttttttttttctattacatacAAGTTGATTTTCACTTACTTATAGTTTTTAGACTAAGTTTATTTCAGTTTCCAATAGCTTTAGAAACGTAAATTTTGTGCTCTAGAAATCCTAGACCTTAAAAGATCTATTAACAACATTCATCTTTAGTGTTTAGAATTTCTAAGGAAGTATCTATCCATTCACAGCTTTGTCTTTGTATCACATGAATTATCAAGTATCAAGATGCTTAAGCAATACATCATTCCATTTGGTATAATTGCTCTTTCACAATATGCTTTATGTAAGTCTATCAAGCaacttaaatacttttaaaaacttgctTACAAAATAGAGACATGTAGagactatatatttttattagctaATCACCTTTCTTGAATAGACTTCATAGTAGCCATAACTTGTTTCAATACTCCATTGTGCAGACCTTCaatttaaaatgctttgtaaTATGTTGCCTGTATTTTGCATTATAAATGTTGGCTACTTGTATTTGAATGGACATATCTTTCATTTATATCTATTCCATTGCCACATACTAGAAATATGCCTCAAGTATGTTTTAGTTTTTCCACTTTCTGTTTTTGTATGTAACTGGTTtgtctgtttttacttttaaaaatatttatttttcctgttttaaacgATTCTGAAGAGTTCAAGAGTtgtttcctcttttcccttttttttaatgctgttttttGAATGTCCATAATTCTGGTTTGTGATCAATCTGTTCTTTCCAAAAGAGAGGTATTAGTATGTACTTTATTAATGGCAAGTTTCCTCTCCCCTTTTTGTTAAGCATTAAtgtaacaatattgtaaattaactatacctcaataaaaaaattaaagaattatcaaactaaaaataaataaataaaatcacctaAAAAAGAATTAACATGTTTTGATAGGTCATGTATATCttaaatttctgtctttgtttgaCTTAGTTTTGTGATTCCCCAAacatctcattatttttatttcattgttattatcaACTATTGGAATTTTGTGATTATTCCTTCATATTGCCCCTCATTTGGGAACCTCATGAAATTTCTTTCTGCAGTCAACATATTGAGTTTTAGAAGCACAAAATACAAGCTCTGAAACCTAATTACAATTGACCCTTTATCAACATAGGTTTGAATCTCCTAGGCCCACTTACATAAGCATAAACAgagttttttcagtagtaaatactataGTGCCTCACAATCCAGTCAGTTGGTCGAATCTAAGGATGTGGAACTGTGGATTCAGACATTTGTTTTtgagtcactcaatcatgtccaactcctttgtgaccccatggactgtagcacgccagggtttcccagccaagaatactggaatgagttgccatttccttttccaggaggtcttcctgacctagggatcaagcccatgtgtcctgttttggcaggcgggtcctttaccactgtgccaccagggattCAGAGGAACCTCAGATACAACGGAGGGCCACTACAGATAACATGTGGAGTTTTGGCTGTGCAGAGGGCTGGTGCCCCAATCCCTGCTTTGTTCAACGGTCAACTGTACTAGAAAGCTAATAAACAGTCATGAGCTAACACCACGTACTAAGGCAGAAAGCCCCAAactgtttattttcatataaaactaAGGCTAGAATACAAGGGTCTGTTAACTGAAGTCCATAGtatttccttcatgtctttttgtCCAGAGAAACTTAGTTCTATAATTCTAGTGTGTACTACCTGaaactgattttttcccccacatacTTACCAATTAAGAAGTGATCACCTTTTAGGAATgccagtaattttttaaaatttcataaggaaatgtagtcaagaaatatttttatcatttcatgcCATTAATTTTTAGTCTCaaacttttatctttttagaGGTATAAAGAGTTTTACACAGTTAAAATAATATGTCATTTATtgttgtttcttatttctttctccaggcctAAAGTCCAAAAGCATTAATGATCTGGTGAAAGAAATAGTAAGagaacaattaaaaatttttcaaaatgacatAGAAGAGACTGTAGCGCAGCTCTTCAAGACTGTATCAACCGTCTCCAAGGAACTTGAAAATGTCAAACAAATAATTCAACAAGTTAATGAATCTGTAATTTCAGTAGCAGTCCAGCAAAAGTCTGTTTTAATGCAAGAAAATAGGCCTACTTCAACAGATATACTGGACCTGAAAAATCACATTGTAAATATAAGACAAGAAATGACCTTTACGTGTGAGAAGCCTATTAAAGAACTAGAAGCAAAGCAGACTCATTTAGAAGATGCTCTAGAACAGGAGCGCTCGAGGAGAATTCTGTATTATGAATCCCTGAACAAGACCCTTTCTAAAATGAGGGAAGTGCAAGAGCATCTTTTATCAACTGAACAAACATCAAATCAGAAGAGTGTTCCAGTTCCTGAATCAGTTAGCAATAACATCACTGAATATGTATCTACTCTATATCAGAATATaaagaagcaaggtttgatgttGTTGCAGATATCTGATGATTTGCACACCCAAGACAGCAAGATAAACAATCTTACCCTTGCTttggagatggagaaagaatCTGTCAGAGAGGAATGTGAAGACATGTTATCAAAGTATAGAGataattttaaagttcaaattAAGGACACAGAAGAGAATTTACAAGTTTTAAATCAAACATTGGTTGAGTTTCTCTTTCCAATGGACAATAAGATGGATaaaatgaatgagcaactaagTGATTTGACTTATGATATGGAGATCCTTCAACCCTTGCTCGAGCAGGGAGCGTCCTTGAGAGAGACAATGACTTACGAACAACCAAAAGAAGTAGTAGCTacaaagaaaaaagtggaaagtCTGACTAGTGCTGTTAACAGTCTTAATGTACTTACTAAAGAGCTTACAAGAAGATACAACTTACTTAGAAATGAAGTACAGAGCCGTGGGGTTGCCTTAGACAGACGTATCAATGAACATGCCTTAGAAATGGAAGATGGTCTAAATAAGACAATAACTATCGTAAATGATGCCATTGATTTCATTCAAGACAACTATGtattaaaagaaactttaaatataCTAAAGTATAATCCTGAGATCCATCATAAATGTACCCAAAATATGGACACTATattgacatttatttctcagtttcaaCATTTGAATGATTCTATTCAGATTTTGGTCAATGATGATCAGAGATATAACTTTGTTCTGCAAGTTGCCAAGGTCCTTGCATATATTCCTAAAGATGAAAAACTAAGGCTGTCCAACTTTCAAAAGATTTCCCAAATGTTCAATGAAACCAGTTCCCAAGTGATAAAATTCCAGCAAAATATAAGTCAGCTGGAGGAAAAAATACTCTCAGCcacaaaaatttccaaaaattttGAAACTCGGTTGCAAGGCATTGAATCTAAAGTGACCAAGATGCTCATACCTTACTATGTTTCACTAAAAAAAGACAGTGCAACTACAGATGAGAGCAACCAGGCTCTACAAATGCAGGTATTAAATTCCAGATTTAAAGCACTAGAAGCAAAATCCATCCATCTTTCtattaatttctctttaattAACAAGACTCTCTATGAAGTAGTAACAATATGTCATGATGCTTCTAGAAGTATATCAGAACTAAATGCTACCATACCCAAGAGGATAAAAGATTCCCTACCAAATATGCAGCTTCTTCAGAAAAGTCTGACAGAACATGTGGAATcagtaattgaaataaaaactcaaattgCCCTATCTAATTTAACTTGGTATATAAATCAATCATTGTCTAGTAGCATTGCAAATATTGTCAAGTCACAGAAGCAGATAAAACCATCACTGAAAAAACCAAATGCTCTTAAACCAACAGTGAACCTGACAACTTTCCAGATAGGCCGGGCCCAAAGAAACACAGACAACATTCTACTTCCTGGtaagctattatcaaaaaataaCATTGAATCTGTTTTCCTGTTTAAGTCTATTTAGTAGATCTGTATGGTTTAGCAAGATCATAAGCTATAAAAAGCACTTAACTGAGCTTGGACAAATAGTTAAGTAATTCAAAGATCTctgatatattattttaatcttatatCATCCTATGTAAAGCAGTTATCAATACAAAACAAATGCTTATAGTGTAAATATTTGTTCTATATATCTTAACTTTTTTTCTCACAGGCCCCCTATAAAATAATCAAGCTTGCCCTTGTAGAACATTTTCTTTGCATATGTAATTAAAGGAATTTATTAGACAATGATCTCCTTGACGAATAAGACTAGATTGTGTCCTGTTCATTTTGGTGTTACCTGGCACAATGCTTGGTGTACCATAGGAGCTCAGTGAATATCTGTTGAGTGACTGGCCCAGTGAATGTACAGTGAGCAGGAATTCAATTTGGGCTGATGATAGAAGGTCTTGAATGACAAGCTAAGTATTTTAGTCCCTTTGGGCTGCTTTAACAAAATTCCACAGgctgggtagcttataaacaacagaaatttgcttTTCAACATGGTAGCGGCTGGGGAAACTAAAACTAAGGTGCCAGCATAGTAACAATCTGGTGAGGGCTCTTTTCCTGGTTCACTTGGTTCTGATAACTACTGGCTGTATCCCCACAtggcagaaggggtgagggagtcTGTGAGGTCTCTTTGATAagaacactaatcccattcatgagggcacCACCCTCATCTCCAAAGCACCTCCAAAGTTCCCACCTCCTAATATCATCAATGGCAGGGTTAGTATTTCTACCTATAAATTTTGGGAGACATATTCCAGGCAGGTAGACATGATTTTGTAAAGAGTGGTCTTTGGAAATTTTGAACAGGGGGTTGGGTATGGTGAGAACTGCATCTCAGGAGCATGAAGCCAGCAGTTGTGTGTAGCATGAAATTAGAGTACCAGTTAGGACATTATTGGCAAAATCGTAAGAACTAGATCTCAGGAAGAGGTAACTGAATCAGAGGATATGGGTATGAATAATGTAAAAGTAATCTcagcagaaatgaaaagataGTGGGGAAATTAATGGTCTAAGGAACAACAACACATGATTCCGGTCCTAGCTGTTTCAGTACGTCTGTGTAGCCTTGAGTAAGTTCACCTGTCTGAATCTCAGATTCTTCCATTCATGTGGTGGAATTGCAATAGGTATTTTGCTGAGCTCGTTAGCATAAATATCCAGTCCCAGAACTGTATCAGTCACAGACTGgatcactgttaaaaaaaaaaaaaaatgtgagccaTTCACAGCCTGAATGCATGGCACTTGGGAAGGGGAGAAAAGTAGAATATTCTGTGGTTTTGCACTTGGGAAATGAGAGGGTAAAAGTACCATTGACAAATACTGTAAACACCAGAGGGGAAGCATACGTTTGGGAGGAAAGAGGAATTTATTGTAGTGCATATAAAGTACTTAATAGTCTCTCTGTATGAAAGAAGTATTTTATTAAGATGTTTGGCATATGAGTAACATTAAATAATCTTTTCACAATGAAAAGAATACTATTCCTAAAAGAAATGGCAGTGTACCTCTCATATGAGTCTGCTGTTGAATTATACACTCATTTGGATGAAGTTTGTATTTTACtgctttttaattacaaaagggTAATCATTATCCTAGAATAACACGCCCCTTCATGTTTTATCTCTGAATGTTctgataatattaaaaatcacagaataatACAAAGTTGAGATATCTCTTCActatttaaactatttatttatgaCTCCTTTCAAATTAATCTGACTCAGGAGAACTAATCTTACTCTATGGGATCACAGAACAAATTATTTAGGCTCTACATATTTCCAAGAAAAGGCGGTGTTTCAATACAAGATGttcttataataataattttaggaaaaatgaGTTGTTCTTCCTCCATATTATTTTAACCCTTGGTCTTTCCTCTATGGACACTGCAAATGAGTTTCTGTTAAGCTCTATAGGATGTGTGATCATACACCAAATAAGCCATGTCCTTTTCccacttaaataaaaaaaaacatgtatctaTACAGCAACTATAAATTTAAATAGCTTCAAAATTAAGAGATTCAATAGAACATACAAAACTAACAAAGTTTCGTATTCTTTCATTATAAAGAATGCATGCTAGGAGCTTATAAAAATTGTGTTGAGTATTTATATACCACTATATTAATGGGCTAATAATTAACTTagtgttgattctttttttacttaTGCCTTGATATAATTGCTTCTGGTTTCTTTATTTACTGTAAGTAGAATTTTTATAGACCTAaagttaataattaattaaaagttctttattttatctttgtaaaGATAACCCATAATGATGTCAGGGCAATGGAGATATATTGGCCTAATTTCATATCTGGGGTAGATATTCACTTTATGCAGGAGCAGCAACATAATGTGTGGGGCCCTTTCAAGTGGATGCATAGATATGCATGTTCATTAAGCCAGCTCTGCTTCTATGGGCCATAAAACTAGTGGCATTCATTGGACAGCTGAGCAGGTAAAGTATATGTAAGGTAATAAAACCAGTGGATTCAGGCTAAATTCTCCTATAAGAAT
This sequence is a window from Odocoileus virginianus isolate 20LAN1187 ecotype Illinois chromosome 21, Ovbor_1.2, whole genome shotgun sequence. Protein-coding genes within it:
- the MMRN1 gene encoding multimerin-1 produces the protein MKGARLFILLSSLWSGGFGLNDPMRTWTTPEGENSQNVTSASVPPNKGQSLQVLPTPQITSTEAATALDSSTSEDSLLKSIPLPSETSASPEGVRKQTLTPTEKTEEGMLKLQTLALQTESALRLSPKAESFILSNSTLKFLRSFAGKTNEGDISPNSAGGMGNRSPGETYLSRGDSPGSQRTSKQKSSFETTRGKNWCAYVHTRLSPTVVLDNHVTYVPSGRGPCGWTSGSCPQRSQKISNSVYRMQHKIVTSLEWKCCPGFSGPKCQLKAREQQQLIHSKQAESHAAVGRGTSEQQQQDCGDPAVTQKMTDQMNYQATKLTLLQKKIDNISLAVSDVRSTYSSLEEKFNEDKGREFQSFLKGLKSKSINDLVKEIVREQLKIFQNDIEETVAQLFKTVSTVSKELENVKQIIQQVNESVISVAVQQKSVLMQENRPTSTDILDLKNHIVNIRQEMTFTCEKPIKELEAKQTHLEDALEQERSRRILYYESLNKTLSKMREVQEHLLSTEQTSNQKSVPVPESVSNNITEYVSTLYQNIKKQGLMLLQISDDLHTQDSKINNLTLALEMEKESVREECEDMLSKYRDNFKVQIKDTEENLQVLNQTLVEFLFPMDNKMDKMNEQLSDLTYDMEILQPLLEQGASLRETMTYEQPKEVVATKKKVESLTSAVNSLNVLTKELTRRYNLLRNEVQSRGVALDRRINEHALEMEDGLNKTITIVNDAIDFIQDNYVLKETLNILKYNPEIHHKCTQNMDTILTFISQFQHLNDSIQILVNDDQRYNFVLQVAKVLAYIPKDEKLRLSNFQKISQMFNETSSQVIKFQQNISQLEEKILSATKISKNFETRLQGIESKVTKMLIPYYVSLKKDSATTDESNQALQMQVLNSRFKALEAKSIHLSINFSLINKTLYEVVTICHDASRSISELNATIPKRIKDSLPNMQLLQKSLTEHVESVIEIKTQIALSNLTWYINQSLSSSIANIVKSQKQIKPSLKKPNALKPTVNLTTFQIGRAQRNTDNILLPVTEEYSYCSRSPCRNGGTCINARTSFICACRHPFTGDNCTVKLAGEDALAPDFSKGTYRYAPMVAFFASHTYGMTTPGPILFNNLDVNYGASYTPRTGKFRIPYLGVYVFKYTIESVSAHISGFLVVDGVDKLAFESENGNSEIHCDRVLTGDALLELNYGQEVWLRLVKGTIPAKFPPATTFSGYLLYRT